The sequence GTAAAAGTAAAGGCAATGCAATAGATCCTCTACCTGTAATTGAGAAATTAGGTGCAGATACTTTTAGATTTTGGAGTGCAAGTGAAATTAACCACGGATATGATTTTAGATGTAACGAGCAAAAAATTGAATCAACAAAAAAATTCCTCAGTAAGTTGTGGAATGTGTCAAGATTTTTGTCTAATTTTCCAGTAATTGAATCAGGAAAACCTTCTGCAACAGATGAATGGATTTTATCAGAGCTTGACAAGTTAGTTAAAGAATGTAAAAAAGGATATGAAGAATATAACTTTTTTATTCCAGCAATTGCAATTAGAGAATTTACTTGGAATGTATTTGCGGCTCACTACATTGAAATGGTAAAAGCAAGAGCTTATGGAATTGAATTCTCAGATGAAGAAAGAGATGGTGCAATCTTCACATTACATAAAACATTATCAACAATTTTAAAATTATTAGCACCAATTACTCCATTTATTACAGAACATCTTTGGAAAGAACTGTATTCAAAAGATAGCATTCACAAACAAAAACATGTTGAACCTGAAAATATTGAAGAGCAAAGTAATGTTACAAAAGAAATTTCAGAATTCAATTCCAAAGTATGGAATGAGAAGAAATCTCAAAATCTATCATTAAAAGATTCAATCAAAATTGAAATTCCAAAATCTTTAGAACCATTCAAGAAAGATTTGAAATCCATGCATAATTTGTTGGGTTGAGCCTGATTATACCTGCAAAATACCATTTGTGATCAAATACTGAATTCCTTGAATGAACGCAGTGTCATCTATTTGACCATCTGCCCACCAGCCAGCATTATTCTTAATCCAAGGTGGAATTTCATTTCCAGATATCTCACCAGACTCGGTTTGAGGAATATTCATTATTTCCTCAGTTATCAAATACTGAATTCCTTGAATGAACGCAGTGTCATCTATTTGACCATCTGCCCACCAGCCAGCATTATTCTTAATCCAAGGTGGAATTTCAGGTTCTAGAGAAAAAGGATTGAGTGCATCGGTTCCAATAATATCAATAAAAGAATCACCTCCAAAGAATGGAATTACAAGAGTTCTAGATTCTGATGTAGAATCTATTTCAGCATAATCTGTTTCAAAACCATCAACTAAAATAAAAAATTCATCGTCAAATGTGTCAAATTTTGCATCCAATAGTGATCTTGGAATTGTGATCTCAACTGTCCCATCAGAAGAAGTATCCATTGTGAGAATTAATTCAACAAAATCAGGATCCAAAAAAATTGTATCAAGAATTCCATTTTCAATATTATAATCTACATCAAATGAATTAACAGAAACGGTTCCAACATCCCCATATGAGAATGGAAACGATGTAAAAAGAATCAAAACAAATAGAGAACTCAAAAGATATAATGAGTTTTTATGGTTCATCTTTAGTTCCCAGCAATAGTTAGATCTTCTGTTAATTCTACAGAAATATCATTTCCTGCTGAATTGTCATCTGTTGTGTCATCTGTTGTGTCATCTGTTGTGTCATCTGTTGTGTCATCTGTTGTGTCATCTGTTGTTGAAACAGTTTTTGTTAGTGTACCAGTTCCATCAAGAAACCACATACCAGAAATTTTACTTTGAGGATTCAAAATCGAAACTTGAGTTGAATCAGTAATTTCATTTATAGGAGAATCAGCATTTAATGAAATTTTGAGCGTAGAATAAACTTCCGCAAGCACATCATCTTCTAAAAAGGCTAAGACTACCAAAGAATCCTTTAAGCCAGAATCACCTGATGAAGTTGTTCGAGCTTTTCCAAATCCACAGTTGAAAGGTATACTATCCACAGTAATTCCGCATTCTTCTAATTCCAATTTTAGATTAGATTTACTTTTGTCAAAAGTATTGAAAATCATAAAACCTTCAAGCGTAGATAATTGGGTTTTATCACGAATTCCAGTAAGGGTTACTGAATCAAATTTTAATTCGTATGTTTCAAATGAATTTAAAGTGGAAATTTTATCACCCAAGTAATCATCATTGTTGATTTTATCAAGAATTTTTTGAGTTCTAGAATCTAATTTTTCTTGTTTTTCTAATAATTTTTTACGAATTTGATCTGTTTTTTTAGCAATTTTATCTTCTAGTTTTGCAGTTTTGTCAGAAAGTTTTTCAACATCCCCTGTAAAACCAGATTCAATCTTATTTTGATATTTTAATTTAATTTCTTTTAATTTTTCTTCATATTTGTTTATTTTTTTGGATAATTTTTCTTCAAGTTTTTTTCTATCAGAATCTAATTTTGCTTTTTTGTCTTCTAGTTTTTGTTTTTGTTCATCATCTTTTTTGATTTCTTTTTCTTGTTTATCTTCTAGTTTTTGTTTTCGTTCATCAGCTTTTTTGATTTCTTTTTCTTGTTTATCTTCTAGTTTTTGTTTTCGTTCATCAGCTTTTTTGATTTCTTTTTCTTGTTTATCTAACTGTTTTTGATATGCCTTTGAGTTTTCTTGATTTTCAGAAAAATCTTCTTCTGCAAATGAATTTTCAATTGAAAATAGTCCAAAAGAACTACCAATCAAAATTGAGGCTAAAATTCCAAAGAAAATAAAATTTTTGTTCATTTAACAGCTCGACTAAACTATACTTAAAAAGAATTGCTCAGCATTCATCTTATACGAATTAATTTTTTGATGTATTCACAAGATTAATGAAATACTTGTGCAATGCTGTATCTTTAGTTAATTCAGGATGAAAAGCAGTACCAATTACATTGCCTTTTTTGACTGCAACTATTCGTTCGTTAAATTTTGATAAAACTTCTACATCAGATCCTACATCAGATACCGATGGTGCTCTGATGAATACTCCATTAAACTTTGGAATGTTGATAGAATCCATGGAGATATTAGATTCAAATGATTCTTTTTGTCTTCCAAATGAATTTCTCTCCAATTTAATATCCAAAATATCTAAAAGTGGCTGATCAGTTTTACCAACTATCCTATCTTTTGCAGTATTTGATAACATAATCATTCCTGCACAAATTCCAAGAACAGGCATGCCACTTTGAATTTTTTCTTTCATCACCTTTTGAGAGCCATTTACCAAAGACAAGTGACCAATTGTAGTACTTTCTCCACCAGGAATGATCAAACCATCCAATTGAGAAATTTCTTCAGGAGTTCTAACATCAACAACATTTCCATCTAGTCCTAATTCATCAATTGCAGATTTAGCTGACAAAACATTCTCTTGTACATCTCCTTGAATGGATAATACACCAACAGTAAGACTCATGCTGAGCCACCACGATCTTGCATACGTAATTCTAAAGTGTTAACATCTAATCCTATCATAGATTGTCTTTCATCAATCATTTTTTGTGCTTCTTTGACTTTGTCTGATTCATTCCAGAAAGTGGTAGCCAAAACTATTGCTCTTGCTCTTTCTTTTGCATCATCTGAATTGAAGATTCCAGAGCCAACAAAGATACCATCACAGCCTAAAGACATCAAATATGCAGCATCAGCAGGTGTTGCAATTCCACCTGCAGCAAAATTAACAACAGGTAACCGTCCAAGTTTTGCAGTTTGTTCAACAATATCATAAGAGACTTTGAATTCTCTTGCCATTCTAACTAATTCTTGATTATCTCCAGAATCATAAATTGATTTGATGGTTCTCAACTCGTCATTTACTTTTTTGATATGCTTGATAGCTTCTGCAACATTTCCAGTTCCAGGTTCTCCTTTTGTTCTAATCATGGATGCACCCTCTTCAATTCGTCTTAGTGCTTCTGCCAAAGATCTTGCACCATTAACAACTGGAGTAGTAAAGTCCCATTTCCAAATATGACGAAGTTCATCTGCAGGTGTTAAAACTTCAGATTCATCAATCATATCTACATCAGTTTCTTGTAAAACTAATGCCTCATTGACATGACCAATTCTACATTTAGCCATCACAGGAATTGTAACAGAATCCATAATTTCTTCAATTATTCTAATACTTGCAGTTCGTGCAACACCGCCAGCTTTTCTAACTTCAGATGGTAGTTTATCTAATACCATAACAGAGACAGCCCCAGCTTCTTCAGCAATTTGAGCTTGTTCTACATTTGTAACATCCATTACAACTCCATTTTTAAGCATGTGAGCAAACCCACGTTTAACAGTGGAAGAACCGCGTAAAGTATCAATTGAATTTATTTTATCTGAAACTATTCCTTTAGCATCAAGTCGTTCACCAGATAAGGGAAGCATGTGTTAATTTTTCCTAAAGACTATTTGTATCTATTCACTAAATTCAGACATAATCAAATCTAATTCAGATTCAACCATAGTGATTATTGGTGGAATAAAATCTTCAGTTACATTTTGTTGTGGCCAATGGATTTGATTGACACGACCGTTTAGTGTAACTTTAACATTTGATTTTTGGTATTCAGTTGCATTTTCCATTATCTTAAAAGACTCAGAAGGAATTGAAATAAAACCAGTTTCTTTAATGAGTGCTTTAATTTTGTTAAGTTTGTTTTCGTCCAGTTTTGAGCTAACGTCAGGTCTTAGATACCCTTGTTCAGTTACAGAATATTTTATGTCACCATTATTTTTGATATAAAGAATTTCAGTTTTTTGTGCACCAACACGCTCCGTTACACCATAAGAAATTTTTTTTAACTGATGTTTAGTATATTCAATTTCAACATTATCGGTATAATTAGCAGCTGATGTAGGGATTTCATTTTTGAGTAATAAGGGAGTAGAAAGCAAAAGAGCAACAATAACTGGAATTGCACCCAATGCAATGTAAATTGGTTTTACCATTTCACTGCAAATACTGCCAATTTGCAAATAAATCTTAGTAATGGTTAAAATTCAAGCAAAATATTTCGGTTCTTGTGGGTTCGTAGCCTAGCCTGGTAGGGCGATGGTCTCCAAAACCATCGATCGTCGGTTCAAATCCGATCGGGCCCACTTTAGAAAATTCTATTGATTATTTCTCAATACATTTAGTGCAGATCCAGACTTGAACCATTCAATTTGTGATTTATTGTATGAATGATTTAGAAGAATTTCATCTTTCTCTCCAGTAGGATGAGAAATGACACATCGTACTTGTTTATCTGGAGCTAATTCATTTAGTTCAAGTAAACTAATTTTATCATCTTCTAGAATTTTTTCGTAATCTTCTGGATTACTAAATGTTAATGCCAAGATGCCTTGCTTTTTCAAATTTGTTTCATGAATTCTTGCTAAACTTTTTGTGATAACTGCTGCACATCCCAAGAAGCGAGGAGTCATTGCAGCATGTTCTCTACTACTTCCTTCACCATAATTATTATCAGCAACAATTACCCATCTCATTTGTTTTTCTTTGTATTGTCTAGCAATTTGTGAAAATGATTCTTGTTTATTATTTAGAATATTCTTGCCCTGTCCAACTTGATCATTGAAAGCATTTACTGCTCCCAAAAGCATGTTATCACTAAGATTATCCAAGTGTCCTCGTAAAGAAAGCCAAGCTCCTGCAGGAGAAATATGATCAGTAGTGCATTTACCTTTAGCCTTTACCATAATCGGAAGGTTTTCAAAATCATTACCATCCCATTTTGAGAATGGCTCTAAACGCTGTAATCTTTTACTGTTAGGATCAATGATGACTTCAATATCATCAGAATTACTTGGTGGTGCAATGAAAATCCCTTCAGGTCTCATAAAACCTTCTTCAGGAACTTCTGGTGCAGGTTTAGGAGGTTCAAGTTTGAACTTTGTTCCATCAGATGCAATTAGATCATCCTTTAAGGGATTAAATGAAAGTCTACCACCTAACGCTAAAGCAATAATCATTTCAGGACTACCAATAAAATTCAGAGTATTTCTCTTACCGTCATTTCGTCCTGGGAAATTTCTGTTAAATGTGGTAACAATAGTATTTTGTTGATCTTTTTCAAGTTCGGGTCTATTCCATTGACCAATGCATGGACCACATGCATTTGCTAAAACAGTTGCACCTATGTCCAATAGAGAATTCATTTGTCCATCTCTTTCTATAGTACCACGAATTTGTTCAGAACCAGGAGTTACCAATAGAGGGATTTTTGCTTTGATGCCTTTAGATTTAGCTTGTTCAGCTAAACTTGCAGCTCGAGACATATCCTCGTAAGAAGAATTTGTACAACTACCAATTAATGCAACAGAAATTGGATCAGTGTAATCATTAGATTTTACATCATCAGATAATTCAGATATAGTTCTTGCCAAATCAGGAGTATGAGGACCAACAATATGTGGTTCTAATGTTGAAAGATTGATTTCAATAACTCTGTCAAAGAATTTTTCTGGATTTGATTCTATTTCAGGATCTGCAATAAGAGATTCTTTGTTTTGATTTGCTAGTTGAGCAATACCTTCTCTGTTTGTATATTTGAGATAGGTCTCCATTCTTTCATCATATGGGAATACCGAACAAGTAGCACCAATTTCAGCTCCCATATTAGTAATAGTAGCTTTGCCTGTACAACTGATAGATTTTGTTCCAGGTCCAAAATATTCTACGATTGCGTTTGTACCTCCAGAGACTGTTAGCTCCTCAGCAACTTTTAAAATAATATCTTTTGGAGCAGTCCATCCAGTAAGTGCTCCAGTTAATTTTACACCAATTTTTTTAGGATAAAGTAATTCCCAAGGCAAGCCAGCCATGGTCTCTGCTGCATCTAATCCGCCAACACCAATTGCAATCATTCCAAGACCTCCAGCATTAGGAGTATGAGAATCAGTACCAATCATCAATCCACCAGGGAATGCATAATTTTCAAGAACTACTTGATGAATAATTCCTGCACCAGGTTTCCAAAAACCACATCCATATTTTGCAGATGCAGATTGTAAAAATTTAAAAACTTCACTATTTTCATCAAGGGAAACTTTCATGTCAACATCACCTTGAACTTCGGCTCTGATGAGATGGTCACAATGTACAGTTGTAGGCAATGCGGTTTGTTTTAATCCTGCTTGCATAAATTGAAGCATTACCATTTGGCCTGTAACATCTTGTAATGCAACTCTATCAGGTTTTAAAAAGACATAGTCTTTTCCACCTGTGAAAACAGTATCGTCAATTTCATTTAGATGTCCAGATAAAATTTTTTCAGAAAGTGTTAATGGTCTCCCAACTAGATTTCTATATTTTACAATATTATTTTTTAATTTCAAATAAACATTAGAAACAAGTTCTTCAGTAGTGTCAGTTTCCACAAAACATGATAAATTAATCCCAAATTTAATATTTGCAATTGAAAAATTCAAAAAATTCTTTCAATAGGCATACAAATTCTCAACAATTATAAGCCAAATACTGCTTTTTAATACAGTGCTGAGTAGTAGTAAATTTTCTAAATTGAGGTAT comes from Nitrosopumilus oxyclinae and encodes:
- the pdxT gene encoding pyridoxal 5'-phosphate synthase glutaminase subunit PdxT, which translates into the protein MSLTVGVLSIQGDVQENVLSAKSAIDELGLDGNVVDVRTPEEISQLDGLIIPGGESTTIGHLSLVNGSQKVMKEKIQSGMPVLGICAGMIMLSNTAKDRIVGKTDQPLLDILDIKLERNSFGRQKESFESNISMDSINIPKFNGVFIRAPSVSDVGSDVEVLSKFNERIVAVKKGNVIGTAFHPELTKDTALHKYFINLVNTSKN
- the pdxS gene encoding pyridoxal 5'-phosphate synthase lyase subunit PdxS, encoding MLPLSGERLDAKGIVSDKINSIDTLRGSSTVKRGFAHMLKNGVVMDVTNVEQAQIAEEAGAVSVMVLDKLPSEVRKAGGVARTASIRIIEEIMDSVTIPVMAKCRIGHVNEALVLQETDVDMIDESEVLTPADELRHIWKWDFTTPVVNGARSLAEALRRIEEGASMIRTKGEPGTGNVAEAIKHIKKVNDELRTIKSIYDSGDNQELVRMAREFKVSYDIVEQTAKLGRLPVVNFAAGGIATPADAAYLMSLGCDGIFVGSGIFNSDDAKERARAIVLATTFWNESDKVKEAQKMIDERQSMIGLDVNTLELRMQDRGGSA
- a CDS encoding aconitate hydratase, translating into METDTTEELVSNVYLKLKNNIVKYRNLVGRPLTLSEKILSGHLNEIDDTVFTGGKDYVFLKPDRVALQDVTGQMVMLQFMQAGLKQTALPTTVHCDHLIRAEVQGDVDMKVSLDENSEVFKFLQSASAKYGCGFWKPGAGIIHQVVLENYAFPGGLMIGTDSHTPNAGGLGMIAIGVGGLDAAETMAGLPWELLYPKKIGVKLTGALTGWTAPKDIILKVAEELTVSGGTNAIVEYFGPGTKSISCTGKATITNMGAEIGATCSVFPYDERMETYLKYTNREGIAQLANQNKESLIADPEIESNPEKFFDRVIEINLSTLEPHIVGPHTPDLARTISELSDDVKSNDYTDPISVALIGSCTNSSYEDMSRAASLAEQAKSKGIKAKIPLLVTPGSEQIRGTIERDGQMNSLLDIGATVLANACGPCIGQWNRPELEKDQQNTIVTTFNRNFPGRNDGKRNTLNFIGSPEMIIALALGGRLSFNPLKDDLIASDGTKFKLEPPKPAPEVPEEGFMRPEGIFIAPPSNSDDIEVIIDPNSKRLQRLEPFSKWDGNDFENLPIMVKAKGKCTTDHISPAGAWLSLRGHLDNLSDNMLLGAVNAFNDQVGQGKNILNNKQESFSQIARQYKEKQMRWVIVADNNYGEGSSREHAAMTPRFLGCAAVITKSLARIHETNLKKQGILALTFSNPEDYEKILEDDKISLLELNELAPDKQVRCVISHPTGEKDEILLNHSYNKSQIEWFKSGSALNVLRNNQ